A region of the Vigna unguiculata cultivar IT97K-499-35 chromosome 9, ASM411807v1, whole genome shotgun sequence genome:
TAGATTTACTTTTGTTctgaatatattttgattttaatacattacattttagtaaaaaattaaatgaataatgtAATTAGTAAGTATAGGTAAACGTATAAAGTGGAACGGATCAAGacgaaggaagaaaagaaaaaagtaaagaaaggaAAATGGCTGCTTCTTCTGCTGTCCGCTTTTTTTCTTGCACTCCATGAAAGTTCTAACTCTTCAATTAttctcataaaaatataataaaattttttatacctctttattttttacatttttgaaATGAACGTTTCAGAAGGTATTTTTAatgtggaattttttttttcaaaatactcaatctgaaatataaaataaagaaaaaattaagaatgagTGTTCCAGAATAtttggattttgaaaatattttctagaatagttatttcgattttttttatatattttggattggatacattttttaagtgtacaaaaaattaattatcaagacaaaataaatgtgTAGACTTATTACCAATGTTGTTACAAATGAAttgattattaataattaaaaagtatggATAGTTGAGAGATGTTAGAGTAGTAACTAATTTCAGCAAGTGCACTTGATGTATAGCAGTATCAAACAAGTGTCGCATCCATATTGATTTGTTAATATTGTCTAATATTTAGGGTTGGATTGAATGGAACAATTTTTGCAAAAGTAGTGTTGATtataaaaacaaagttaaagtAAGACTTGgaaaatataatgataaatgCGTGTTGAAGTTGAGTTTTATCTATTCTTCTTCTAATGTATtgttacttatcttttattctttGCATGTTAATTATTCAATGCCTCTCCTAATATAATCTACTTTTAATATAGAGGAAGTGCTTAAAGAAACTAAGAACTGGACACCTACAACTAAGAACAAAGTCTTgtatttaaagataattttagaCGGTGGTCAGCCTCATTCAGTAGTGCTTAACAACAAATGTTTCTTGTCAAGGTAAGTTTTCTTCTCAGCTCAACACTTAAGTTTTTCTTCTTTGGAGAGTTTCTTTGGCCATTTAGCCCCTTTATTTTGTGCTTCAAGTTCTCTTGCAAGCGGTTTCGTTTTGTGCTCAACACCATTCTGCGCCGCTTAGCTGGAAGACCAAGATTCATTGGTTTATATTTTCTGCTTATAGGGCTCAACGCCAACATTTGTGGCTCAATTGCATCTTTATTGTTTTTCCTCCAAAATGcctgaaaaaaaatcaaatatcatCAAATTCACTAATTTCTAATTCTCTATATCTCATTTTGTTCTTTAGAGCTAAAAAGAGTTATCTTGCTTACAAATGTGATCAATTAATACAtgataaatatcaaattaatatgaaatttttggtATTTCAGACACTTATAAACTgtgtaattaataaattaaattatgcaTAAGTTTAGTGTgaagtaatttttcttttaaattaattacttagcCAAGTAGATAATAAGTTAACATAACTAGTGTGGATCCATAATGTCTTCGCAAAAGCTTTTAGTCAATGtccaaaaagtgaaaaaaaaaggttttttttttttttttttatttcagtgTCTCTTTAActagaaaattgtaaaataggatccgttaatttttcttaattgggTCAAATCGTTATGGGCAGGACGACATTCAAGGTAAAGTCATCCTCCCCCAAaccgattttttttttttttaaagtgacgTCGTCGTTTTTGAGAACGACTTTAGTTTAATTGAGAAGTGAAGTTGTCCTCtaacatgatttttaaaatcataataaatatatgattattattgtgtggatctaaattaaaatcttaGTAATTAATGTTACTCaccaacttataataaaaacaattttagttaccaatttatagatcaattataattttttgaactattttagttgtcaataatgtttagtttataaattggtaccTAAATTAGTCATGTAACATACGAACAACAATACTTTATCatgtaactaattattttttgtaactaaaattaatcattattcaaatattttattgtagttGACTACGACTTCATAAATTAGATtacttcattgataaatatcaataaattgtCCTAAAGTATCAGACATGGAAATGTGTCAAACACGAATGTGTGACTCCAAATTGACATATCAGTGTATAATAGATATTAAAGTTACGAGTTTGTTCAAAAAACTATTTATGTTAAAACTATTTTGTCATtctattaacaatttttattttaaaactattaacagaacatttttattatttgttacaattaaattaattagataaattatgataaaattataaataaaatttaatcagcACTGGCGCGCCTATGTGTGcgcatttttaaatatacgtgatattgtattagtaggtgatgataatgtaatgttattaagttaatatataaaataaaataaaaatgaaatatatcagaaaagattAGAGAATAACTGTTAATcaatagagaaaaagagaaaaatagagatagacaattttataaaaaagtttgtaaaaataacagtcaattttcaaaaatttaataaataattatattttaaagggtaaaattggtattttaaaatgtgaacacaaaataGAAAATCCAAAAGTAATTATagatgaattattattattattattattattatagatgaATCCAAAAGTGATTGTCATCTAATCACTCTTctataacaaaattgaaaaaaaaatcaaaataatcaataatacaataatttaattattttatattttaaattaggaTTAAGTatgcttttttaatttaatacttgtgaaattaaaattcttcCTTTCCTCTCAAAGTGACATATAAGATTTATCACTGTATTCCTATACTTAAGCAACACATAAAATACGTCCTccataaaattcatataaaacacagctttgtttattatttttttaaaatttagggtATTTGTCAATTAATGTCAATTTGGTCTTTaagtttttttctatttcaatttgggccttgtattttttaaaatgattcacaGTTGTGTCTATTAGGTTTTAGAGAGAGGGGTATCACTAGggagaacaaacaccaatgagacctcaGTCCAAACACCAAGGAGAACACAACAAGTttctttaaaagtatttttacaaatatttgataaaaatgtcaattttagtaagaatatcatcataagatttatacaaaaagtaaattgagtctcaatttaaggaaaaacaatattgcttcatttttataaaaattgagactaaattaaaactaaaacacATGGGGACAAAATGGAATCATTTTGATACGTGACATAAATGTAAAATGACACatgtacaaaattaaaacaaatttaaaaaaattcaaaaaaatcacaaaggAACACATGGTCTTGACTTTAACACCATTTGGTCAAAATTGACaacaatgaccaaattgaataattttcaaaaaaataatgaccaaattaagataaaaataaatctaaaggACTAATTTAAcactaattaataaatacaaggataaaaaagtaatttaatcttatttactttttagttactctaattttgaaattaaattaggaCAAAATTGTGCTCTGCCTCTAAATTAAATTAGTGCTATTGCTAACATGCAATATGTGATGACGAATAGTAACCATATTctcaagaaaaatattagaaagaaAACACTAATAAAGTTTTGTTGatcaagaaatgaaaaaaaaaaagttttaaaaaaattgagaaaaaaaagtaatctgagaaagaaaaaaacaacttaCATTAATTTCATGTTTTACAGAAGGCAATGTCCATCAAAATCAAAGAAAAGGACACACAAACCCAAATATTCTCATTCTCAAAGTGCTTCTTCGGTTGTTTCTGTTATTGAAGTTCCATGACGGCTCGCACTGCCTGCACGTGCCACATGGTTTTCTCCGTCGAACGGGTTACTCCGACCGTCGTGTCTGTGTTCTCTGGCATTGACAACACTAAACTGTTGGCTTTCCGCTTCCAATTTCGAAGGAACACACACCTTCTCACTGCTCAACTTTCCAATTCTTTCTCCAATTTCGGATTTCATTCTCACTCCCAGGTTTCTTTCACTCTTTCACTCACTCCTTTAATCTTTCCACTTATTCACAAAGTTTAAGTgttaacaaaacataaatatttgacTACCCAATTGTGTTCTGTGAATAAATCGTCGTTTTCAAATTAAGGGTTTATATTCATTCATGAATTCACCGTTGCAAAGTTTTGTTGCCATGCAGTGATATtactttgtttaaaaaaattaaatctttttgttTGCATTTTGCAGTGTTTGAATTCCGTTCAATCGCATGTTCCTTCGCGGTTGCCTTGGATGGGTCCATTTCCTGGTGATATTGCTGAAGTGGAGGCATATTGTAGGATCTTTAGGAATTCTGAAAGGCTTCATTCTGCTTTAATGGATGCCTTGTGTAACCCGATCACTGGCGAATGTAGTGTTTCCTATGAGGTTCCGTCTGACGAGAAACGGCTTCTAGAGGATAAAATAGTATCTGTCCTTGGATGCATTGTGGCCCTTGTGAATAGTGGGAGGCGGGATCTTCTTTCTGGAAGATCATCCATTGTGACTCCCTTTCGTGCTGCAGAGGTTGGTGCGATGGAGGATACACTTCCCCCACTTGCCCTTTTCAGGAGCGAGATGAAGAAGTGTTGTGAGAGCTTGCATGTTGCTCTTGAGAACTATTTAGTTCCTGGTGATGATCGGAACTTGGATGTGTGGAGGAAACTTCAGAGACTGAAGAATCTGTGCTATGATTCTGGCTTTCCTCGTGGGGAGGAATGTCCATGTCCTTTGCTGTTTGCGAATTGGAGTCCTGTGTGTTTAAACACTCCCATAGAGGACATGGAATCCAAAGAATCTGAAGCAGCTTTTTGGACAGGTGGGCAGGTAACGGAAGAAGGTCTAAAGTGGTTACTTGATAAAGGATATAAGACCATCATAGACCTCAGAGAAGAAGATGTAAAAGATAGCTTCTATCAAGCAGCTGTGTATGATGCTATTTCATCTGGAAGTATTGAGTTGGTCAGGATCCCTGTTAAAGATGGGACTGCACCTACCATGGAACAGGTTGAGAGGTTTGCATCTTATGTTTCAGATTGCAGTAAAAGACCAATTTATCTTCATAGCAAGGAAGGAATTTGGAGAACATCTGCCATGGTCTCTAGATGGAGGCAGTACATTACTCGTACTACATCACAGCTTGTTTCTAATCAAGCAGTTATTTCCAATGTCGTGTTATCAGATTACACAAATGGATCTGGAAAAATGGAGGACTCAATGATTGCCAAGGGGTCCTTCCAGGAAAAGGATACCAATTTGCTACGAGAGGGTGCAACACATGGTTCTTCTGCCTCATTTGACTCACGTAACTCTTTGAAGACGAatgatgaaaaaacaaaaagcaaTGGGGGCATAAGTCAACTTAATCCTGATAGTAGGGCCTCATCACAAGCCACTGGTGCTTCTGGGGAAGGATCTTTTCCAAGTTTCTCCGGTAAAACTAACCCTTTGGAAGCTCAAATTCCTCCTTTTGATATCTTTTCCAAAAAGGATATGTCCACATTTTTGGGAAGTAGGAAAATGTCAAAACCCTCTTATTTCAGTTATCAGGTTAAAAGGGTGGAATGTCTGCCAGACTCAAGGAGCTCTGAACCTAAAATTGTGGGCCGAGTGAAAAGTTCCAATGGGTCAGCTCGGTCACATCACACAGTTGGTAGCGGTTGGAAATTAGAGAGTATGAATAATTCCCGTTCTGCTAGGACAACATTTAATGGGTATAGTGAGGGGGAAAGGAACTACAGGGCTGATGCCAATATCTCTACCGCTGTGAACAGTGATATTGATAATGTGAATACTAACTCCCGAAGGACAGGAGATGATAAAGATAAGGCTAGGTTAGCCTTACGAGATCAAGACTTGGGGCTTATTGAAGGAGACATGTGTGCATCATCAACTGGGGTGGTAAGGGTGCAGTCAAGGAAGAAAGCAGAGATGTTCTTAGTACGAACAGATGGATTTTCTTGTGCAAGAGAGAGGGTGAGTGAATCCTCTTTAGCCTTTACTCATCCCAGCACCCAGCAACAGATGCTATTGTGGAAATCTACGCCAAAGACTGTTTTACTGTTGAAAAAGCCAGGAGAGCATCTCATGGAAGAAGCTAGACAGgtaatattttccttttctttccacCTCTAGGAATCATTCAAGCCATTCaaaatagtttttgttttgtttccaaTGGCCCAGATACCAAAGTTTCTAACAATGAAGTTTAGGTTTGAATTTGTGTTTTGGTTACATAGAGGAGTTTAGTGGGGAGGGGAGAGGCAAATAGAGGTGGGCTCAGCATATATGCTATGACACTATGAAGGAAGGAGCTTAGTGACAACAATTTATTTAACAATGATTTAGCATCATATTTGTCAAGCATTGACGTTCCTTTCATATGTACTCTTTAATTATATCTTTGCTCAACCTTGCATATTCGTTTTTCCACTAGTGTGAAGAATCATAAGTATGTGGAGATTCATTTAGGCCCAAACTCCTTTATATAGGCTTAATCAAGGTTATCAGGAGAGTCTACATAAGCTCGTGGGAGCTATGTAGACTCAACTTGTAGATTCGGCTCATAGACCCAACTCGTAAACTCTTGATAGTGTAcctcatataaaaaataacaccaTAATTAATCAAAATAGTAAACAATAGTTTTGAGATTCTAAAATAGCTAAGCTTAGCACACGACTACTGTATAAGTTCAAACCACACCAAATAAATAAGttcatataattataacacATACATTCTTAAGGCCATGACAATTAAATTACTAAAAGtggaaaaatatcttaaattttttggTCTCCAATCCTCTAATGACGTCATCTCCAAGATCATCCATCATCTTTATTGCCATCCAACAACATATGTCCTATTTCCTACAACATTTTTCTAAGTCTAGGAAGTGAAGTGCTTCTATATTGGGATCATAATAATTTGAACCAGTTCCACTTTCAGACATTGTAAAACTTTTGCAACTAAACatgaaataggaaaaaaaagaaaaaacattagcAATTAACAAAATAGATccaacataaagaaaaataaaataaaaaacagaaaatGGACAATAGGAAATATGTGGTGAGTGGGAAGAACACTCTCATCTCTTTGGAGAGATTAGACGTGACTTGTTAGAGAAGAGAACAATGTTGGGGAAGAGCCACACAACGGCGGTCGAAGACATTGTGCAGAGAAGATGCGACTATATATGCTTTTCACAAAGGTGACATGATGACATTGGGGAACAAGGTGTAGAGAAGACGTGAATGGCACCAAATATGTGACGTGAAGTGGTGGTGGCTAGAGATGAAGCACAAAATGGAGGTATGCTTTCTATTTGGAGAATCTCTGACCCAACCTATTGTTCTTTACAATGTGGGTTTTCAAAACGTGAATAAAAACATTTCATGTCGACTTTGTGCCCAATCACAGACTCAGTAACTCAAACTTTATCTCGTGAGTCTACCACTAGTGAACCGAGTCTACAAGAAGTGAACCAAGTCTACCATGGGTAAACTAATCTCCATGGTGTCTAAGTACACACTTTCAGCCCAACACGTCTCTGTATGAACTGGGGAAATAAATCTTTTAGTGAATGTATGAACTGGGGATTGGGTAATGTTATTATTAGCTTAATTTGGTATTCTGACAGAATTTGTACTTAGTGATCCTTTTGGGAACTATATATTTGTTCTGAATTTCTTATAACTAGTTTTGGTAACTAATCTGCAGGTTGCTTCTTTTCTGTATTACCAAGAGAAAATGAATGTACTTGTGGAACCAGATGTGCATGATATATTTGCAAGCATTCCTGGGTTTGGATTTGTCCAGACCTTCTATAGTCAAGATACTTGGTACATGAGTTTGTGAATTTATGTGTAACAACTTTACCTTTTCCCActatataaaatttgtgtttcatTAAATTGTTGATTAGTATATCTAATACCTCTGGTTCAGTGATCTACACGAGAAAGTGGATTTTGTAGCTTGTTTGGGGGGAGATGGTGTTATACTGCATGCTTCGAATCTGTTCAGAGGTGCTGTACCCCCTGTTGTGTCATTTAACCTTGGTTCTCTTGGTTTCCTGACTTCTCATAATGTACGCCTTTCAAATCCATCATTTATTTCACCATAAAGAAATGTTGGTATCTTTTTGGGTCATGTGTTTGACTGctattcttttttctgtttctaGTTTGAAGACTACAAGCAGGACTTACAACAAATTATCCATGGTAATTGTGCACAAGATGGAGTGTACATCACTCTCAGAATGCGTCTCCGATGTGAAATTTTTCGTA
Encoded here:
- the LOC114163925 gene encoding NAD kinase 2, chloroplastic — protein: MTARTACTCHMVFSVERVTPTVVSVFSGIDNTKLLAFRFQFRRNTHLLTAQLSNSFSNFGFHSHSQCLNSVQSHVPSRLPWMGPFPGDIAEVEAYCRIFRNSERLHSALMDALCNPITGECSVSYEVPSDEKRLLEDKIVSVLGCIVALVNSGRRDLLSGRSSIVTPFRAAEVGAMEDTLPPLALFRSEMKKCCESLHVALENYLVPGDDRNLDVWRKLQRLKNLCYDSGFPRGEECPCPLLFANWSPVCLNTPIEDMESKESEAAFWTGGQVTEEGLKWLLDKGYKTIIDLREEDVKDSFYQAAVYDAISSGSIELVRIPVKDGTAPTMEQVERFASYVSDCSKRPIYLHSKEGIWRTSAMVSRWRQYITRTTSQLVSNQAVISNVVLSDYTNGSGKMEDSMIAKGSFQEKDTNLLREGATHGSSASFDSRNSLKTNDEKTKSNGGISQLNPDSRASSQATGASGEGSFPSFSGKTNPLEAQIPPFDIFSKKDMSTFLGSRKMSKPSYFSYQVKRVECLPDSRSSEPKIVGRVKSSNGSARSHHTVGSGWKLESMNNSRSARTTFNGYSEGERNYRADANISTAVNSDIDNVNTNSRRTGDDKDKARLALRDQDLGLIEGDMCASSTGVVRVQSRKKAEMFLVRTDGFSCARERVSESSLAFTHPSTQQQMLLWKSTPKTVLLLKKPGEHLMEEARQVASFLYYQEKMNVLVEPDVHDIFASIPGFGFVQTFYSQDTCDLHEKVDFVACLGGDGVILHASNLFRGAVPPVVSFNLGSLGFLTSHNFEDYKQDLQQIIHGNCAQDGVYITLRMRLRCEIFRKGKAAPGKVFDILNEVVVDRGSNPYLSKIECYEHGRLITKVQADGVIVATPTGSTAYSTAAGGSMVHPNVPCMLFTPICPHSLSFRPVILPDSAQLELKIPQDARSNAWVSFDGKRRQQLSRGDSVRISMSQYPLPTVNKFDQTGDWFHSLIRCLNWNERLDQKAL